The Vicia villosa cultivar HV-30 ecotype Madison, WI linkage group LG1, Vvil1.0, whole genome shotgun sequence genome includes a region encoding these proteins:
- the LOC131647945 gene encoding uncharacterized protein LOC131647945, with product MSEAGTCFINGVSLNAIIDIGATRSFISLDCANKLSLEVSSMTGSVVIDTPTNGSIVLFPESKESEDSRFMFVGQVEMSLRENDQVLMTYTSLRVESDVVDICDLRLKQEVEFAIDIVPGTSHVSMTPYRMSLSELSVLKKHLEDLLEKKFVRPSVSSWGAPTFLVNKKDATCGCGLIIGN from the exons ATGTCTGAAGCAGGTACGTGTTTCATAAATGGTGTTTCTCTTAATGCTATCATTGATATTGGTGCGACGCGTTCGTTTATATCTCTTGATTGTGCTAACAAGTTAAGTCTTGAAGTGTCTTCTATGACTGGTAGTGTGGTCATTGACACCCCAACTAATGGTTCG ATTGTGTTGTTTCCTGAGTCTAAAGAGAGTGAGGATTCGAGGTTCATGTTTGTCGGTCAGGTagagatgtctttgagggagaatgaTCAGGTGCTCATGACGTACACTTCCTTAAGAGTGGAGAGCGATGTTGTG GATATTTGCGACTTGCGGCTGAAGCAAGAAGTTGAGTTTGCCATTGACATAGTACCTGGTACTAGTCATGTGTCAATGACACCTTATCGAATGTCTTTGTCAGAGTTGAGTGTGTTGAAGAAACATTTAGAAGATCTCCTTGAGAAGAAGTTCGTCAGGCCTAGTGTATCGTCGTGGGGAGCGCCAACTTTTTTAGTTAACAAGAAAGATGCGACATGCGGTTGTGGGTTGATTATCGGCAACTGA